The genomic interval TGGCGGAGTTCGCCATTGAAGTGATCCACTCGGCGCTGAGCTCGGGGCGCTCCGGATCGACGAAGACGAACCTCAAGGGGATCGACGGGTGCAGCCAGATCGTCGAGCGGCCGGTCGGATGATCGGCGGGGTGCTGCCATGACAGCGTGAAGCTCTCATTGCGGCGCAGCTTCGTGGCGATCACCACCTTGAGATGCGCGAGCGCGCGATCGTCGATGTCGATCGGCTCAGAATTGTCGCCGTAGTACAGCCAGCCCATGGGCCTAAGCTTGCCCCACTGGCATGGTGCGCACCAGTGGGCAGTCGTCGTCACGCAGAAAGGCGCCACACATGGGAAAGTTCGTCTACGACGGCACGGTGAAGACCGAGATCGAGGACCGCGCGCTGACACATGTTCAGCTGGTCATCACCGCGAAGCTGCGCCGCGGGGAGCCGTTCCCGTTCAGCTGGCGTGAGGATGCCAGTGTCGGCGGTGGCCGGACGACGGTGTGGGTCCAGCCGGGCAGCTCGCTGGTCTTCAAGTACTTCGGCAGTCG from Microbacterium sp. H1-D42 carries:
- a CDS encoding ATP-dependent DNA ligase: MGKFVYDGTVKTEIEDRALTHVQLVITAKLRRGEPFPFSWREDASVGGGRTTVWVQPGSSLVFKYFGSRQPEVNRAWIEALAYTANTPAGLYLVPEPAEGEQAPAAD